The proteins below come from a single Garra rufa chromosome 3, GarRuf1.0, whole genome shotgun sequence genomic window:
- the LOC141331856 gene encoding zona pellucida sperm-binding protein 4-like, which translates to MLSCLVMAGKWHLCYFQTLCVLACSFCSALPQMGFSAQNPQALMFQQSDHRFKQSAQQQSAQQVPQKFQLQQPVKAEPVDKCAVADYEQIQCGQPGISGAECEAINCCFNGQQCYYGKAVTVQCIRDGQFVVVVARDVTLPRLSLDSVRLVGGSEPPCAPVDSTPFFAIYQFPVTACGTSMMEDSGYVVYENRMTSSYEVGVGPFGSITRDSHFELLFQCRYSGTAVEALVVEVNSVPAPPPVAAPGPLRVELRLANGQCVTKGCAEGDEAYTSYYGAADYPVTKVLREPVYVEVRILERTDPNLVLMLGRCWATSTPSPLSLPQWDLLIDGCPYYDDRYLTALVPVTRASGLQFPTHYKRFVVKMFTFVDPASLAPLQETIFIHCSTAVCHPSSGSCEQSCGRKRRDVAVRTSTIGQTVSSGEVRLVV; encoded by the exons ATGCTCAGTTGTTTAGTAATGGCAGGAAAGTGGCATTTATGTTATTTCCAAACACTGTGTGTTTTGGCTTGTTCTTTTTGCAGTGCTCTTCCTCAAATGGGTTTTTCAGCTCAGAATCCTCAAGCTCTGATGTTCCAGCAGTCTGACCATCGGTTTAAACAGTCAGCTCAACAACAATCTGCTCAGCAGGTTCCTCAGAAGTTTCAGCTTCAGCAGCCAGTGAAGGCCGAGCCTGTTGACAAATGTGCTGTAGCTGATTATGAGCAGATCCAATGTGGACAACCTGGTATCAGTGGTGCTGAGTGTGAGGCTATCAACTGCTGCTTTAACGGACAACAGTGTTACTATGGGAAAGCAG TGACTGTCCAGTGTATTAGAGATGGTCAGTTTGTGGTAGTGGTGGCTAGAGATGTTACGCTGCCTCGACTGAGTCTGGATTCGGTCCGTCTAGTGGGTGGAAGTGAACCACCTTGCGCTCCTGTGGACTCTACACCTTTCTTTGCTATATACCAGTTCCCTGTCACCGCATGTGGCACGAGCATGATG GAGGACAGTGGGTATGTGGTGTATGAAAACAGAATGACCTCCTCGTATGAAGTAGGCGTTGGTCCGTTTGGTTCCATCACAAGAGACAGCCATTTTGA GCTTCTCTTCCAGTGTAGGTACTCTGGTACTGCTGTGGAAGCTCTGGTTGTGGAGGTCAACAGTGTTCCTGCACCTCCACCAGTAGCTGCTCCTGGACCTCTCAGAGTGGAGCTTAGACTGGCGAATGGCCAATGTGTCACCAAAGGTTGCGCAGAAG GGGATGAGGCCTACACGTCCTACTACGGTGCTGCTGATTATCCCGTCACGAAAGTCCTGCGAGAGCCTGTGTATGTTGAGGTGCGCATTCTGGAGAGGACTGACCCCAACCTTGTCCTGATGCTGGGACGTTGTTGGGCGACATCAACCCCCAGTCCACTCAGTCTACCCCAGTGGGATCTTCTGATTGATGG ATGCCCTTACTATGATGACCGTTACCTGACCGCACTGGTTCCAGTGACTAGAGCGTCTGGTCTTCAGTTCCCAACCCACTACAAGCGCTTCGTTGTCAAGATGTTCACGTTTGTTGATCCAGCATCACTGGCTCCTCTGCAGGAAACC ATCTTCATCCATTGCAGTACAGCGGTGTGTCATCCCTCTTCTGGCTCCTGTGAGCAAAGCTGTGGCAGGAAGA GAAGAGATGTTGCTGTGAGGACCTCCACTATTGGACAAACTGTTTCCAGTGGAGAAGTGAGATTGGTTGTATGA
- the LOC141331762 gene encoding V-type proton ATPase subunit B-like, whose translation MTRKDHSDVSNQLYACYAIRKDVQAMKAVVGEEALTPDDLLYLEFLQKFERNFISQGAYENRTVFETLDIGWQLLRILPKEMLKRIPQSTLAEFYPRDSKH comes from the exons ATGACACGCAAAGACCACTCAGATGTTTCTAATCAGCTG TATGCTTGCTATGCCATCCGAAAAGATGTGCAGGCAATGAAGGCCGTGGTTGGGGAAGAAGCACTGACACCGGATGACTTGTTGTACTTGGAGTTCTTACAGAAATTTGAGAGGAATTTTATTTCCCAGG GTGCTTATGAGAACCGAACTGTGTTCGAAACGCTGGACATTGGCTGGCAGCTGTTGAGAATCTTGCCCAAGGAGATGCTGAAGAGGATTCCTCAGAGCACTCTGGCCGAGTTTTATCCCCGAGACTCCAAACATTAG